Proteins co-encoded in one Dehalogenimonas sp. WBC-2 genomic window:
- a CDS encoding exonuclease SbcC — MIPVRLKLKNFLPYRGDLPAFSFDGIHLACISGDNGSGKTSIIDAITWALWGKSRLRSKSTSDDDLITQGEYETSVTFDFRAGDSQVYRVERRRTKPKRAGGAGQSALNLFIDSKEGFKTVSGNTIGETEERIKNILHLDYETFINSAYLKQGEADHFTELRPSDRKEVLAKILGLDIYDQLAENAKHKASDAAATKNLLSDSIGLEQQQLERRPELEAALQMAQNELSDSEAALNQKRSTLDGLRNAKQLLESQETTLQQSESTVKDIEADIHARQSDKAEMAKRIIAHQVVLSGRQAIEEGFAQYQNARRLNDEFNQKLGELRRIEKRRDTHEKAITEIRHKLELTRDRWQVALDDLKTKAARVEVTKQSLYELKLEIEKLAAGERQMEIERQTLNTLNIQLATLTAEETGHQRHLAEIAEKSGLLVKAAEAICPVCEAELHEDRLEMVQAKYAADRTATQSRINEIAAAKAEQMAQITALERHLATDTSLKADQAKLTVREARLLQEIDEAENAARRLPEGERQINSLTLEIARAEYAPDEQKLISVLDAEIKALDYDIKAHERANSETKTLEAFEHRYRELTEADKMLASEEIALRKTEYAIASLEERLATRRLEVLKNKTLLDKLPRIDPAELTRTESEVKALAAVMSAASERVGSLKQGLIHLDELKTRLADKASDLKRYAAEESLYKELQQAFGKNGIQAILIENAIPEMESEANRLLARMTDNRMSLKIEPMRATKKGDMIETFDIMIADELGTRDYDLFSGGEAFRINFALRLALSRLLAHRAGAPLRTLIIDEGFGTQDASGIEKLKEAISSIQNQFDCILVITHIEEFKDAFPARIEVFKTADGSSIKVSYN, encoded by the coding sequence TGATACCAGTCCGCCTGAAACTCAAGAATTTCCTGCCTTATCGCGGTGACCTGCCCGCCTTTTCGTTTGATGGGATTCATCTTGCATGCATTTCTGGCGACAACGGCAGCGGTAAAACGTCTATAATTGATGCCATCACCTGGGCGCTCTGGGGCAAGTCACGGCTGCGGAGCAAGTCCACCTCAGATGACGACCTCATAACTCAGGGTGAGTATGAGACATCAGTCACCTTTGATTTCAGGGCTGGAGACAGTCAGGTTTACCGTGTTGAGCGCCGGCGTACTAAACCGAAACGTGCCGGTGGTGCAGGGCAAAGCGCTCTTAACCTCTTCATAGATTCCAAAGAAGGTTTCAAGACTGTTTCCGGCAATACTATAGGTGAAACCGAGGAGAGAATTAAGAATATCCTTCATCTTGATTATGAGACATTCATTAACAGTGCCTATCTGAAACAAGGTGAAGCCGACCATTTTACCGAACTCCGCCCCAGCGATCGCAAAGAGGTATTGGCCAAGATCTTAGGTTTGGATATTTATGATCAACTAGCCGAGAATGCCAAACACAAAGCCAGTGACGCCGCTGCGACCAAAAATCTTCTCTCTGACAGCATCGGGTTGGAACAACAGCAACTCGAACGAAGGCCAGAGTTGGAAGCGGCTCTGCAGATGGCTCAAAATGAACTGTCCGACAGTGAGGCTGCCCTCAACCAGAAACGTAGCACTCTTGACGGTCTGCGAAACGCAAAACAATTACTTGAGTCACAAGAGACAACTTTGCAACAGTCGGAATCGACGGTTAAAGACATAGAAGCGGACATTCATGCGAGGCAGTCTGATAAAGCCGAGATGGCTAAACGCATTATAGCGCATCAGGTTGTACTCTCTGGCCGTCAAGCCATTGAAGAAGGCTTTGCTCAATACCAGAACGCCCGCCGCCTTAACGATGAATTCAATCAAAAACTAGGCGAATTACGCCGAATAGAAAAGCGCCGTGATACCCACGAAAAAGCAATCACCGAAATTAGGCATAAACTGGAACTCACCCGTGACCGCTGGCAAGTCGCTCTGGATGATTTGAAGACCAAAGCGGCCAGAGTTGAAGTTACCAAGCAGTCTCTCTATGAACTGAAGCTGGAAATCGAGAAACTTGCTGCCGGGGAACGGCAGATGGAAATAGAGAGGCAAACACTTAACACTCTCAATATTCAACTGGCCACTCTGACCGCAGAGGAAACAGGCCATCAGCGGCATCTGGCTGAGATCGCCGAGAAATCGGGGTTGCTCGTCAAGGCGGCCGAGGCTATATGTCCTGTGTGTGAGGCAGAGCTTCATGAGGACCGTTTGGAAATGGTCCAGGCAAAATACGCCGCCGACCGTACCGCAACACAAAGCCGCATCAACGAAATCGCCGCTGCCAAAGCAGAGCAAATGGCGCAGATCACCGCATTGGAACGACATCTGGCAACAGATACCTCTCTCAAAGCTGACCAAGCTAAATTGACCGTCCGTGAAGCTAGACTGCTTCAAGAGATTGATGAAGCGGAAAATGCCGCCAGACGGCTTCCCGAAGGTGAGAGACAAATTAACAGCTTAACCTTAGAGATAGCTCGCGCTGAATATGCTCCTGATGAACAAAAGCTCATCTCAGTGCTGGACGCGGAGATAAAGGCTTTAGATTACGATATAAAGGCCCATGAAAGGGCAAATTCAGAAACAAAAACGCTGGAGGCTTTCGAGCATCGATATCGTGAACTCACTGAGGCCGATAAAATGCTGGCTTCAGAGGAAATCGCTTTGCGGAAAACCGAGTATGCCATAGCAAGCCTGGAAGAACGGCTGGCAACGCGTCGTTTGGAAGTTCTAAAAAACAAAACTCTGCTTGATAAACTGCCGCGTATCGACCCCGCTGAATTGACCCGGACTGAATCTGAGGTTAAAGCGCTGGCGGCGGTCATGAGTGCCGCCTCGGAGCGGGTAGGCAGCTTGAAACAAGGTCTCATTCATCTGGATGAACTTAAAACCAGACTTGCCGATAAAGCATCTGACCTTAAACGATATGCCGCCGAAGAAAGCCTTTATAAGGAGCTGCAACAAGCCTTTGGCAAAAACGGCATCCAGGCCATTCTTATTGAAAACGCTATACCTGAAATGGAATCAGAGGCAAACCGGCTGCTGGCCAGGATGACCGACAACCGTATGAGTCTTAAGATTGAGCCGATGAGAGCCACCAAAAAAGGTGATATGATCGAAACCTTTGACATCATGATCGCTGATGAACTGGGCACGCGTGATTATGACCTGTTCAGCGGTGGAGAGGCCTTCCGCATCAATTTCGCCTTACGGCTGGCACTATCCCGTTTGTTGGCCCATCGCGCCGGCGCTCCCTTACGGACGCTTATTATTGACGAGGGTTTCGGCACTCAGGACGCCTCTGGAATCGAAAAATTGAAGGAGGCTATATCCAGCATCCAGAATCAGTTCGATTGTATCCTGGTCATCACCCACATTGAGGAGTTCAAGGATGCTTTCCCGGCCCGCATTGAAGTCTTCAAGACCGCGGACGGCAGCAGTATCAAGGTAAGTTACAACTAA
- a CDS encoding HDIG domain protein, producing the protein MNREQALEAVKTRVNNPNLIKHMLATEAVMHALAENFGEDVAEWGLAGLLHDIDLDECQGDMTVHGRMSADMARDMGVSESVCHAILCHGMLGEPFETLMDKALYCADPVTGLITAGALIRPEKQLAVVETKSILKRFKEKSFAAGANREQIAKCTDIGLTLQEFIELSLKAMQSISDDLGL; encoded by the coding sequence ATGAACAGAGAACAAGCTTTAGAGGCTGTTAAAACCAGGGTAAACAACCCAAATTTGATCAAACATATGCTGGCTACCGAGGCGGTGATGCACGCCCTGGCCGAGAACTTTGGCGAGGATGTGGCGGAGTGGGGGCTGGCTGGTCTGCTACATGATATTGATCTCGATGAATGCCAAGGTGATATGACCGTCCACGGGCGGATGTCGGCAGACATGGCAAGAGATATGGGTGTTTCAGAAAGCGTATGTCATGCCATTTTGTGTCACGGTATGCTGGGTGAACCGTTTGAGACGCTTATGGATAAAGCACTTTATTGTGCTGATCCGGTTACCGGACTAATAACAGCCGGGGCACTCATCCGGCCAGAGAAACAATTAGCGGTTGTTGAAACCAAATCCATCCTGAAGCGTTTCAAAGAAAAGAGCTTTGCGGCAGGAGCCAACCGTGAGCAGATAGCTAAATGTACCGATATCGGGCTGACACTGCAGGAATTCATTGAACTTTCATTGAAAGCTATGCAAAGTATTTCCGATGACCTTGGTCTTTAG